In Streptomyces hawaiiensis, one genomic interval encodes:
- a CDS encoding formylglycine-generating enzyme family protein: protein MPRARRASGAGMVTLPGGMFRMGNEDAYANPGDGEGPVREVTVPAFRVDEKAVTNARFAAFVKDTEYVTAAERFGWSYVFAGFLAPEQVRATRGAASTPWWRGVEGACWRTPEGPGSGVDDRAHHPVVHVTWDDAWAYAAWAGKRLPTEAEWEYAARGGLDQARYPWGDELTPRGQWRCNIWQGDFPVVNTADDGHLGTAPVDAYRPNAYGLFNMVGNVWEWVADRFTAAHSAAPSTDPRGPAEGDRRVMRGGSYLCHDSYCNRYRVAARTANTPDSSSGNCGFRCAADV from the coding sequence ATGCCGCGAGCGCGGCGGGCTTCCGGCGCGGGGATGGTGACGCTGCCCGGCGGCATGTTCCGCATGGGGAACGAGGACGCGTACGCCAACCCCGGCGATGGAGAAGGGCCGGTGCGCGAGGTCACCGTCCCGGCTTTCCGCGTGGACGAGAAGGCCGTCACGAATGCCCGGTTCGCCGCGTTCGTCAAGGACACCGAATACGTCACCGCGGCTGAGCGTTTCGGCTGGTCCTACGTCTTCGCCGGGTTCCTCGCCCCCGAGCAGGTGCGCGCCACCCGGGGCGCGGCGAGCACGCCATGGTGGCGGGGGGTGGAAGGTGCCTGCTGGCGGACTCCCGAGGGCCCGGGCTCCGGCGTCGACGACCGGGCCCACCATCCTGTCGTCCACGTGACCTGGGACGATGCCTGGGCGTATGCGGCGTGGGCGGGCAAGCGGCTACCGACCGAGGCCGAGTGGGAGTACGCGGCGCGCGGCGGCCTGGATCAGGCGCGGTACCCGTGGGGCGACGAACTGACCCCTCGTGGCCAATGGCGCTGCAACATCTGGCAGGGCGATTTCCCGGTCGTCAACACGGCCGACGACGGACACCTGGGTACAGCTCCCGTCGATGCGTACCGTCCCAACGCGTACGGCCTGTTCAACATGGTGGGCAACGTATGGGAGTGGGTCGCCGACCGGTTCACCGCTGCCCACTCGGCGGCCCCTTCCACCGACCCGCGCGGCCCGGCGGAGGGCGACCGACGCGTCATGCGCGGCGGCTCCTACCTGTGCCACGACTCCTACTGCAACCGCTACCGGGTGGCCGCCCGCACGGCCAACACGCCGGACTCCAGCAGCGGCAACTGCGGTTTCCGCTGTGCGGCGGACGTCTGA
- a CDS encoding glycoside hydrolase codes for MTRRRTLLAAAGAGVLGSMLGMGTARADATIAVDPSKDYGTWEGWGTSLAWWAKVFGNSAEYADVFADLFFTDKWVNVNGTSLPGLNLNIARYNLGACSWNDVNGARMVASPNILPHRQIEGFWQDWRNEDPTSSAWKWGADAAQRAMLVKATQRGAISELFANSPMWWMCVNHNPSGAPNPYQNNLQSWNYRQHASHLAAVALYARQNWGVDFVSVEPFNEPSASYWYATCKQEGCYMSRDVQAAVLSHLRRELDRRDLTSMRIAASDETSIDHARATWSAFSSSTKALVDRVNVHGYQEGGGPRGLLYDEVVNASGKSLWSSENGNADPGGFSMAAGLLSDLYALHPTAWAYWQPLDTNENWAMIQYTPPNATNPVPTVGAVKSKYHLMAQFSRHIRPGMKMLDTGVSSAAAALDEKANKLVIVAANNSTTTLTNLTFDLSRFTTVTGRNGVVNRWNTGAGDAYAARSATLNGKSLTVPINARCVQTVEVEGVFR; via the coding sequence ATGACGCGAAGAAGAACACTCTTGGCCGCAGCGGGCGCCGGTGTCCTCGGCAGCATGCTGGGCATGGGCACGGCGCGCGCGGACGCGACGATCGCCGTCGACCCCTCGAAGGACTACGGCACTTGGGAGGGCTGGGGCACGTCCCTTGCCTGGTGGGCGAAGGTCTTCGGGAACAGTGCCGAGTACGCCGACGTCTTCGCCGACCTCTTCTTCACCGACAAATGGGTGAACGTCAACGGCACGTCGCTTCCCGGCCTGAATCTGAACATCGCCCGCTACAACCTCGGCGCGTGCAGTTGGAACGACGTGAACGGGGCCCGGATGGTCGCCTCCCCCAACATCCTCCCCCACCGGCAGATCGAGGGCTTCTGGCAGGACTGGCGGAACGAGGACCCGACGTCCTCGGCCTGGAAGTGGGGCGCCGACGCCGCGCAGCGGGCCATGCTGGTCAAGGCGACGCAACGGGGAGCGATCAGCGAGCTGTTCGCGAACTCCCCGATGTGGTGGATGTGTGTCAACCACAACCCGTCAGGGGCGCCCAACCCGTACCAGAACAACCTGCAGTCCTGGAACTACCGACAGCACGCCTCCCACCTTGCCGCAGTGGCGCTGTACGCCAGGCAGAACTGGGGCGTCGACTTCGTGTCAGTGGAGCCCTTCAACGAGCCCAGTGCCTCCTACTGGTACGCGACGTGCAAGCAGGAGGGCTGCTACATGAGCCGGGACGTGCAGGCCGCCGTCCTCTCGCACCTCCGCCGCGAACTCGACAGGCGCGACTTGACGTCGATGCGCATCGCGGCGTCGGACGAGACCAGCATCGACCACGCGCGCGCGACCTGGAGCGCCTTCAGCTCCTCGACCAAGGCCCTCGTGGACCGGGTGAACGTTCATGGCTACCAGGAGGGCGGAGGGCCCCGCGGCTTGCTCTACGACGAGGTTGTCAACGCCTCGGGCAAGAGCCTGTGGAGCTCCGAGAACGGCAACGCGGACCCCGGAGGATTCTCCATGGCGGCGGGCCTGCTGAGCGACCTGTACGCGCTGCATCCGACGGCCTGGGCGTATTGGCAGCCGCTGGACACCAACGAGAACTGGGCCATGATCCAGTACACGCCGCCGAACGCCACGAACCCGGTGCCGACGGTGGGTGCGGTGAAGAGCAAGTACCACCTCATGGCCCAGTTCAGCCGGCACATCCGCCCCGGGATGAAGATGCTGGACACCGGTGTCAGCTCCGCGGCCGCGGCTCTCGACGAGAAGGCGAACAAGCTTGTCATCGTCGCCGCCAACAACTCGACCACCACGCTCACCAACCTGACCTTCGACCTCTCGCGCTTCACCACGGTCACGGGCAGGAACGGTGTGGTGAACCGTTGGAACACGGGCGCCGGCGATGCCTACGCCGCCCGTTCGGCGACACTGAACGGCAAGTCGCTGACCGTCCCGATCAATGCTCGGTGTGTCCAGACTGTGGAGGTGGAGGGCGTCTTCAGGTAG
- a CDS encoding family 43 glycosylhydrolase, whose protein sequence is MNVRTRAPYLTTLTAALALALTGSLSAPAHATVPDSVIANDTVWKDTDGNPILAQGGNVLKVGSTYYWVGQRLVKGQPKAVNLYSSTDLENWKFEGPILSQSGTTGPLATGRWLGRPQLMRNPNGTFVLVVEVNDGPGGRNQMLFATSPTVDGTYTPTTQNSVKVNGNTTGDHSVFVDGPNAYLVYIGDTSTGINQTVNIARLNADWTAVADEPPIWSASNSAHTEAPAIVKVGATYYLFASGMDWWDATPTSYRTSTAMTSAGWSQGSWQRVVTRPGSANSFGTQFEQIIPVVGSQGTSYLYNGDRYSQFYCDDTTKAPGGVGLNAWYPLTFEAGAPVLHGNTDVDVDVVRGKITGNRVANGRFDQAAAGPVTNWVVKAGSSAETQESSAVPCTDRKNRQLSVYSGYVSQHLSLPNGTYELSFDYRSSGGQKNAYVEVKNHGSTTPVRVHVNTSQYEWATKKITFTVTSGKADLGVWADAGGWLNIDNVSVWPTT, encoded by the coding sequence ATGAACGTTCGAACACGCGCCCCTTACCTCACGACTCTGACCGCCGCGCTGGCCCTTGCGCTGACCGGCAGCCTCAGCGCACCCGCGCATGCGACGGTCCCCGACTCGGTCATAGCCAACGACACCGTCTGGAAGGACACCGACGGCAACCCGATCCTCGCGCAGGGCGGCAACGTCCTGAAGGTGGGCTCGACCTACTACTGGGTGGGCCAGAGGCTGGTGAAGGGGCAGCCCAAGGCGGTCAACCTGTACAGCTCGACCGACCTGGAGAACTGGAAGTTCGAGGGCCCCATCCTGAGCCAGTCCGGCACGACGGGCCCCCTGGCGACCGGTCGGTGGCTCGGACGCCCCCAGCTCATGCGCAACCCGAACGGGACGTTCGTCCTGGTGGTCGAAGTCAACGACGGTCCGGGCGGACGCAACCAGATGCTCTTCGCAACAAGCCCGACGGTCGACGGAACCTACACGCCGACGACCCAGAACTCGGTCAAGGTCAACGGCAACACCACCGGCGACCACTCGGTCTTCGTGGACGGACCGAACGCGTACCTGGTCTACATCGGTGACACCAGCACCGGCATCAACCAGACGGTCAATATCGCGCGGCTGAACGCCGACTGGACCGCGGTGGCCGATGAGCCGCCCATCTGGTCCGCGAGCAACTCGGCCCACACCGAGGCGCCCGCGATCGTCAAGGTCGGTGCGACCTACTACCTGTTCGCCTCGGGCATGGACTGGTGGGACGCCACGCCCACGTCGTACCGCACCAGCACGGCCATGACCTCGGCCGGGTGGAGCCAGGGCTCCTGGCAGCGCGTGGTGACACGGCCCGGGTCGGCCAACTCTTTCGGCACGCAGTTCGAACAGATCATTCCCGTCGTCGGCTCGCAGGGGACGTCGTACCTCTACAACGGCGACCGGTACTCGCAGTTCTACTGCGACGACACCACGAAGGCGCCCGGAGGCGTCGGCCTGAACGCCTGGTACCCGCTGACGTTCGAGGCGGGCGCGCCGGTGCTGCACGGCAACACCGACGTCGATGTCGACGTGGTGAGGGGGAAGATCACCGGCAACCGGGTCGCCAACGGCCGTTTCGACCAGGCCGCCGCCGGCCCCGTGACCAACTGGGTGGTCAAGGCCGGTTCCTCGGCCGAGACCCAGGAGTCCAGCGCGGTCCCCTGCACGGATCGCAAGAACCGGCAGCTCAGCGTGTACTCCGGGTACGTCAGCCAGCACCTGTCCCTGCCGAACGGCACCTACGAACTGTCCTTCGACTACCGGTCCAGCGGGGGGCAGAAGAACGCCTACGTCGAGGTGAAGAACCACGGTTCGACCACGCCCGTCCGAGTCCACGTGAACACGAGCCAGTACGAGTGGGCGACGAAGAAGATCACCTTCACCGTGACCTCGGGCAAGGCGGACCTCGGGGTCTGGGCGGACGCCGGAGGGTGGCTCAACATCGACAACGTCTCGGTGTGGCCCACGACCTGA